The sequence TCACGGCACCCGGCCTGCGCCGGATCGCCGGCCTGGTCTATGAGTTGATCGCCGGGCACCGTCAGGGACTCTCAAAGCTGTTTTTTCGCCAGCGCGGCTCGTCCAAAGGTGCGCGGCGCGTGTGATCAGCCTGACCGTGGCGGCGTCGCCGGCAGGCGTGCCGGTGCCCGGTACCGGCCGGTTACTTCTCAGCCGCAGGCACGGCGTCCGACTTTTCGCGGGCCATGCCCAACTCAGTCTTTACTTTGCCCAGAATCTCACTGTAGATCTCGGTGTTTTCCTGCAGGAACCGTCTGGCGGCGTCACGTCCCTGGCCGAGGCGGTTGGAACCATAGCTGAACCAGGAGCCGGATTTTTCGACTATTTCATGCTGCGCGGCCAGATCGAGCAACTCCGCTCCCGATGAAATTCCCTTGCCGTAAATGATGTCGAACTCGGCTTCCTTGAAGGGCGGGGCCACCTTGTTTTTCACGACCCGCACCCGCGTGCGGCTGCCGATCATTTCCTGACCATCCTTGATAGAGGCGATTCTGCGGATATCCAGGCGGACAGTCGAGTAGAACTTCAGCGCATTGCCGCCGGTGGTGGTCTCCGGATTGCCGAACATGACTCCGATCTTCATCCGAATCTGATTGATGAACACGATGGCGGTATGTGACTTGGCCGTAATGGCCGTGAGTTTGCGCAGGGCCTGCGACATCAGCCGGGCCTGCAGTCCCATGTGCGCATCACCCATCTCGCCCTCGATTTCCGAACGCGGTGTCAGGGCCGCCACGGAGTCGACGGCGATGATATCCACGGCTGACGAACGAACCAGCGCCTCGACTATGTCCAGCGCCTGTTCGCCGTTGTCCGGCTGGGAGATCAGCAGGTTCTCGATGTCAACGCCCAGCGCCCCGGCGTACGTGGCATCAAACGCATGCTCGGCGTCGATGAAGGCTGCGGTGCCGCCGAGTTTCTGGGCCTCGGCTATAATATGCAGGGTGAGAGTGGTCTTTCCGGATGCTTCCGGGCCGAATACCTCGGTCACCCGGCCGCGCGGTATTCCGCCCACGCCGAGTGCGTAATCAAGGCCGAGCGAGCCGGTCGGGATGGTCTCAACCTCCAGCACCTGGCCGTTGCCGAGCCGCATGATCGAGCCTTTGCCGAACGAGCGTTCAATCTGGGTCAATGCGGCTTCGAGAGCTTTTCTTCGGTCTGTAACGGCAGAGGTAGAGCTTGCCATGTCAGCTTTGCCTTTCTGTATCCTGATTTTCCTGTTCGTCATAGCCGGTATACTATAGATGTTTGATCATGAAATATATCACATTCCGGTTGAAATTAAAGTAATTTCGGCCCCTGACAGGGGGTGTCACCGTGTGGCGGTCATCCCCGGTCCCGTACCCCCGGCGATTCACGGCAGAACCGTTCGCACGGCACACACATCGGCCCGGTCGGTCATGGTGAATGATTGTGCATAATAATGGTCTATTTTGTAACAATTACGAACAGCCTTGCATCCTCAGTCGCCGGACCCTCTGCGGAGCTACGGCGAGCTTTGCAGGCGATCACGTATCCCTTTGGCAACAAACGAGTTATCTTGGGGCTTCAATCGTCGGCCTTTCGTTATCTGTCGGCATGATTATTGCAGCGGTTACCTGCGGATAACAATATATGTGCATCACGACAACTATGAATGACAGCAACGAGAGGTCCCCTGTGAAGAGATTACTCCTGATACTTGCAACCGGCCTGATGGTCGCGCCGTCGGTTCTGGCGGTGCCTCGGATTCAGCTTTATATCCCCGGAGCCACCTATGACATGGGTACCGAGACCTGGACTACCCCGGCGCACGAATTCGAACTCTGGGTGGTTGCCAGTAATCTTGACAAGGGGCAGCTCTATGACCTGACGCTGGTGGCATCGCTTGGCGCCGGTGGCAATCCCGTGGGTGGAGCGTTGTCGATCACTGACGCCTCGGCCATTACCACTACTTTCGGGATGGCGGATTACATGTACGGCACGCCCCCGCCGGGTGACGGGTCAATGCCGGCGCACGGTATCTATCCCTCCTGGTATGCCGAGCATAATGTTGCCGCCGTGACCGGTTCACCTTACGAGACGGTCATGGATTATACCGGCGACGGTGGCGGCTCGAACGCTTTTGGAAATATCTTCCGGTTTACCGTGAGCACTACCTACGAGTACGTCCATTTTGATGCCTACGGTTACTTTGCCGACATAGACGGCCAGTTCAAGTTTGCACCTTTTTCACATGATGCTGAGACGGCGGTTCCCGAGCCGGCCACCCTGCTTCTTCTCGGTCTCGGATTGGCCGGGGCGGGGGTTGTCCGGCGTTTGAGGAAGTGACTTTTCTTTCGATGCATGTCAACCGAAAAAGCGGCTCACCCGAGCCGCTTTTTTCTTGCCTGCTCTCGGACGTCGGAAAGTTTTACGTGCACCGGAGCCGGGTCGTGCGGTGTCGATTCCGATTTTGTCGCGCGGATTCCGAGTCGCAGCGTCAGGGTTGCAGCAGTGCCTCGTGCAGTCGCTCGTAGATGGGGCCGGTCGGAGTCAGGGTCGATTTGAACAGGCATATCCGGTCGAGTTGAATCGGGATGGCCTCGAACTTATACGACTGCAGAAAAGCGGTGAGTTCCTCGATTCCCCGGGAACTGCGAACCCGCCCGAGTGTCAGGTGCGCCCTGAAGGATTTCTTTTCCGGTTCGAAACGAAGTTTGCGCACTCTGAGTTCGATCTGCCTGGCCAGGTTCGCCATGGTCTCGGTGTTTTCGCCCAGACCAGCCCAGATGACGCGCGGCCGGTTCAGGTTGGGGAATCCGCCGAGACGGTCGATGGCGGACGCGATGGTCCGAAACTGAGCGGACACCTCGTCGATGACTGTTTTCAGGGAGGGCACACGCGCTTGCTCGGTATCGCCGAGAAACCGCGCGGTGACATGGACGTTGTGCGGGACTACCCATTTTACCGGCCCGCCCGTCTGCCTGCACAGAGATATAATCCTGCCCAGCTGCTCTTCGACGGGCCGGGTCAACGGCAGCGCTATGAACAGACGCATCATGAGATGTCGAGTATCTCCCGGCGAAGCATTTCCAGCGCGGCGTAGCTGGCACGGGCGCGATTGACCTGTCGATCCACGCCCAGCCGGAACAGGCGCGCCTGGTTGGTATGGGCAGAGGCCAGCCCCACGTAGACGGTGCCGACGGGTTTGTCGTCAGTGCCGCCTTCAGGTCCCGCAATCCCGGTTATTGAGAGCGCATAGTCGGTTCGGAAGAGCTTGCGTGCGCCGGCCGCCATAGCTTTGGCGCATTCTTCCGAGACCGCCCCATGCTCCTCGAGAACGGCCGGTTCGACACCGAGTTGCTCCGCTTTTACTTCGTTGGCGTACGCGACAAGGCTGCCGACGAAATACGCCGAGGATCCGGGCACGGAAGTGACCAGCTGACCGAGCAGACCACCGGTGCAGGACTCGGCGGCACTGAGAGTCTTGTCGTTATCCCTGAGCAGGTAGCCGACTACGGCTTCAAGACGGTCATCATCCCGACCGTAGATGTACCGTCCACAAACCTTCTCGAGGCGCCGGGCGAGTCCTTCGGCCTTTTCTGCGGCCTCGGCACCGCTTTGCCCCCGGGCAATGATGCGCAAATCGACCCCGCTGTACGACGGCAGGTAGGCCAGCCTGACGCCGGCTTCGAGTTTCAACTCAACGCCGATCATCTCCGCCAGCCGGGACTCCACAACGCCCGTGGTGCGCAGCTTGATGACCGTGATAGCGCCGATGCCCTTGAGGCCTTTCAAGTAGGGCACAACGTGGTCGACGAGAATCTGCCGCATCTCCACCGGTACGCCCGGCAGACTGATGCAGATGCGGTCCTGCTCGCTAATGCAGATGCCGACCGCCGATCCAATCTTGTTCGGGAAGAACCTGGCCCCCTGGGGCAGTAACGCCTGATTCTGGTTGATGGCGGGCATCTCGATACCGCGCCTGGCCCAGCGTTCTTTTATGTCAGCCAGAACGTCCTCGTGGAAAACGAGGTTGCGCTTGAATACTCTGACCAGGGCCCGTCGGGTCAGGTCATCATCGGTCGGCCCGAGCCCGCCGGTGGTAATGACAATCCGGGCACGCTTGAGGGCCAGCCGGAGGGCCTCCTCCATGGCGTCGAGGGAATCACCGACGGAGCTGTGGTACTTTACGTTCAGTCCGATGGTGGTCAGCCGGGCGGCGATTTGGGCCCCGTTGTCGTCGACCGTGTGGCCGGTCATCAACTCGTCGCCTATGGTGATTATCTCAACGTCCACGGAGGCTCCGGACTAGTTGCCTGTAACAGGGTAGTGAAAAACGCGCTCGGCCACAAACAGAATCAGCCGCACGGTTATATTGGCGTAAAGTCCGGCGGCGACATCGTCCATGGTGACTCCCCAGCCACGAGGGAGCCTCTCCAGGGAACCGACCGGAGGCAGCTTGACGACGTCGAAGAATCGAAAAGCAAGGAATGCCAGCACGCAGGCGGTCAGCGAATGCGGGACGAACAGCAGGGCCGTGAACATACCCGCCCATTCGTCGATGACAATCCGCCGCGAGTCGTGGCCGTACAGCACTTCAGCCAGCCCCGATACCCACACCGAGAGAACGATCGCCGCGATGGTCACAAGCAGAAGGATCGCGCCGTGGTTTCCTATAAGCAGGCAGGCAATCACCCAGGCGGGGATTGTCCCCCAGGTGCCGGGAAACGGCCTGAGGTACCCCGAATACAGGCCGGTAGCGAGGCATTTGACGAGCGTGTCTCTCATCGCCGCCGCTACTTCAGGACTGATTTTATCATGTAGAAGTATTTCACGATGTAATCCACCCCGGACCAGACGGTGATGGCCGCCGTGACCCACAGTCCCAGGTTGAAGTAGAAGTAATAGTCGAATTCAAGCAGGCCCAACGCCGGGCTCTCCAGTTGCGTAAGCAGGGCCAGCAGGGTGATGTAGCCGATCACGATGCCGACGACCGTCATCTGCACGAAGGTTTTGAGCTTGGCCCCCCAGCTCGGCGGGATGACTACACCCTTGTAGGCGGCCAGCAGCCTCAGGCCGGTGATCGCAAACTCGCGGCCGACGATCAGAATGACCGGCACGGCCGACACGAACTTCATGGCGATAAACGTGATAAGAGCGGACGAGACCAGGATCTTGTCGGCCAGCGGATCCATGAATTTTCCGAACCCGGTGACAATTCCATACTTGCGCGCATAGTACCCGTCGGCCATGTCGGTGAGCGCCGCCAGGACAAAGAGAGCCAGCCCCACAAGCTTCATGTAGAAGTTGTCCACGATGAAGAAGAACATGAACACCGGTGCCAGGGCAATGCGAAGCAGGGTCAAAAGATTCGGCATGTTCATGATGCGGCAAGGTAGGCCATCCGCCGCGACCAGTCAATCGGGAAAACCCGAAGCGCTGACAAGTTCGGGCAGTCGCGGTCCGCAGGGCCGGGCGGTTTTTTCCGCACCGGAAGAAGAAAACTGGATTTTGGCGAGGGGAGGGCGGCGCAAGGCGGTGGCATCCCGGAAGATCACACGAGGCTGTGTGCCGGTCGGCCTGCCGGGCGAAGGCCGGGCCGATCCGGTCGGAGCCTGTGGTGCGGAGGTCTAATCGCTTACGTGAGAATTAATTAGGGACAATAAAAAACCCAGGCAGGTGGTCAGTCCTACCTGGGCGGACGATATTAGGTAATCCACAGAAAGAGTAACACTTTCCGATTGCACGTCAAACATAACATATTCCCCCGGCTTGTCAAGGGAAAAATTAAGATTTTTGGGCTTTTGCCGGGGTTTGTGAAACCCCTCGCGGCTTTGCCCGGCCGGCCCGATATCCCGGGCTGGCCGGCGGTGCCGAACCGGCAGATCGGCGCCGCCGGCTACCCGATGGATGAGAAAGAGACTCAGCTACAGCCTGACGTTGCCCCGCAGGTGTCGCATTTCAGGCAGGTGCCGTTGCGGATCATGGTAAAGGATCCGCATTCCTGGCACATGTCTCCTTCGTAGCCTCGGAGTCGAGCGAGGGTGATTTCTCGCCGGATGAGGTGCTCTCCCCTCTCGGCCGCGCCGTCGGTTGCTGTACCGACATATTCAAGCACCGCCTCCGGTTCTGGAGATTCTTCTGCTGGAGCGTGATTCTCCATCTGCTTACCACTGCCGTTGCCTCCTTTAGCATCGCCGTTGCCGTCACCGTTGGGGTTGAATCGCAGGTGCCGCGTGCGTATGTCATCCTGGTTGCGGCTGGCCGTAGTGAGTTGGCCCGTGATCTGCGGCGTGGCCGGCTCCTCGGCCTCCCATTCCGTTGATTCCTCCGCCGGTGTCCCCAGGGCATCCATCCGGAGGTCCTCCTCCGAGATGTGAGCCAGGTCGTTACGTTCGAGGTAGGTAATGGCGAGTTCCCTGAAGATATAGTCAATGATCGAAGTGGCCATGCGAATCGATTTGTTCCCCTTGACTATGCCGTTGGGTTCGAAGCGGCTGAAGAGGAAAGCCTCGACGAACTCCTCCAGGGGAACGCCGTGCTGCAAGCCCAGGGAAACGGCTATCGCGAAACAGTTCATGAGGGAACGGAAAGCCGCCCCCTCGCGGTGCATGTCAAGAAAGATCTCGCCCAGGGTGCCGTCGGAATACTCGCCCGTCCTGAGGTAGATCTTGTGGTTTCCGACAACCGCCTTCTGCGTGTATCCTCCTCGCCGGTTCGGCAGCTTGCGCCGCTTGGCGATGTAGCGGTAGACGAGACGTTCGGTCATCTTTCGGGCCACGCTGTCCACCGTCAGCTCCTGCTCACCGTCAGTGTCTTCATCAAAGAGCGCCGCACTGAGCGGCTGGCTGAGCTTGGAGCCGTTCCGGTAGATAGCCACCGCCTTGTTCATGGACTCCCAGGCGAGGCGGTAGGCCTTCTTGACGTCGTCGATCGTGGCCTGCCCGGGCATATTGATCGTCTTGGAGATGGCCCCGGAGACGAACGGCTGAGCGGCCGCCATCATGCGGATGTGGGCCTCGTAGCTGATAAACCGTCGGCCGTGCCGTCCGCATTTGCTGGCGCAGTCGAATATGGGCTGGTGTTTCTCTTTCAGGTGCGGGGCGCCCTCGAGGGTCATGGTCCCGCAACAGAATTCGTTGGCTGCCTCGATCTGTTCCCGTGTGAAGCCCAGCGTCTGCAGCAGGTTGAAGTTGACAGAATCGATGGTTGGCCGGTCCAGCCCGATGGTATCGAGCAGGAACTCCTCGCCCAGGGTGTACTTGTTAAAGGCGAAGGTGATGTCGAAGACGTCGGCCAGGCATTCTTCAAGGCTCTGCAATTCCGCCTCGCCGAACCCCTTGGCTTTGAGCGACTCGTGATTGATATACGGGGCGCCTTTGAGCGTCTTGTAACCGGTCGCAAAAACGGATATGTCCTTGATCTCGTCCTCGGAGTACCCGAGTCTCTGCAGGGCGATGGGCACCGACTGGTTGATGATTTTGAAGTACCCGCCGCCGGCCAGCCTCTTGAACTTGACGAGGGCGAAGTCCGGCTCTATGCCGGTGGTGTCGCAGTCCATCAGCAGGCCGATGGTGCCGGTGGGGGCGATTACCGTCGTCTGCGCGTTGCGAAAACCATATACGTCCCCCATCTCGAGCGCCTTATCCCAAGCGGCGCGAGCCGTCTGAACGACTTCTTCGGGCAGGTAGGCCGGGTTGATGCCGTTGGGCTTTACGGTCAGCCCTTCGTACTCGGTCTTCTCGGCGTTGTAGGCGGCGCGGCGATGGTTGCGCACGACGCGGAGCATGTGCTCGCGGTTACGGTAGAAGCCCGGGAACGGTCCGAGTTCCTTGGCCATTTCGGCCGACGTGACGTAAGCCTGGCCGGTCAGGATGGCCGTGAGAGCCGCGCACCAGGCGTATCCTCGGGGCGAATCGTAAGGGATACCCATGCGCATGAGCACGGTGCCGAGATTGGCATAGCCCAGGCCAAGGGTTCGGAATTCGAAACTCTTCTGAGCGGTCGCCTTCGATGGGAACGAGGCCATGAGCACCGAAACCTCGAGCACGATCGTCCAGATACGAATAGCGTGCAGGTAGGCATCAAGGTCGAACCGTCCCTCGTCGTCGAGAAACTTCGCGAGGTTGATCGAGGCCAGGTTGCAGGCCGTGTCGTCAAGGAACATATACTCGGAGCACGGGTTCGAGGCATTGATGCGGCCGTCCTCCGGGCAGGTATGCCACTCGTTGATCGTCGTGTCGAACTGAACCCCCGGGTCGGCGCAGGACCAGGCGGAATAACATATTTTTTCCCAGAGACGGGCAGCCGGAATGGTCCGCTTGACGGACCCGTCGGTGCGCTGCCGGAGCGCCCAGTCCTCCGACGCCTGGAGTTTCTGGAAGAACTCGTTGGGTATCCGGACCGAGTTGTTGGAGTTCTGTCCCGAGACGGTCAGGTACGCTTCACTGTCCCAGTTGGTGTCCAGTGCGGTGAACTCGATTTCGGTCACTCCCTGAGAGGCCAGTTCGAGAATCTTGTTGATATACGCCGGTGGTACGGCGTAATGCCGGGCGATGCGAAGCGCCTCCTTGAGCTCCGGATTTTTCTTGGGGTCGGTCTGGACCGTGCTGCCGCCGTTACCGTCGCTGCCGAATGCGGCCGCAAAAATTTCCTGAAGCTGGCGTCGAATGACCTTTGAGCCGGCCACCAGGGCGGCGACTTTCTGCTCTTCGACGACTTTCCAGCTGATGAAGTCCTCGATATCCGGATGGTCGAGATCAAGGCAGACCATCTTGGCGGCGCGGCGGGTCGTCCCGCCTGACTTGATGGCTCCGGCGGCGCGGTCGCCGATCCGCAGAAACGACATGAGCCCGGAGGATTTGCCCCCGCCGGACAGCCGCTCACCGACACCGCGCAGGGGGGAAAAGTTGGTCCCGGTGCCGGAGCCGTACTTGAACAGGCGGGCTTCCCGAACCCATAAATCCATTATACCGCCGGTGTTGACGAGATCATCGTTGACCGACTGGATAAAGCAGGCGTGCGGCTGCGGCCGCTCGTAGGCGTTGGCGGCCACGGTCAGGACGTGGCTGGTCGGGTCGACATAGTAGTGTCCCTGCGGAGAGCCGGTGATACCGTATGCCTCGTACAGACCGGTGTTGAACCACTGGGGGGAATTGGGTGCCGCTACCTGGTCGGCCAGCATGTAGCAAATCTCATCGTAGAACGTCCGGGCGTCCGATTCACTGTCAAAGTAGTTGAACCGCTCAGCCCAGTTCCGCCAGCAGCCGGCCAGGCGGTGAAAAACCTGCCGGGCGTCCCCTTCACCGCCGGTCACCGGTTCGCCGTCTTCGTTGACTACGGCCCGGCCGTGTTCGTCGTACTGCGGGACACCGCGCTTCCGGAAGTACTTTTGGGCCAGGATGTCGGTCGCGACCTGCGACCAGCGCTCAGGGACTTCTATATTATCGAGTTTGAAAACGGTCGAACCGTCGGGGTTCTTTATTTCTGACGATCGCCGGGCGAAGTTGATTCGGGCATACGGCGACTCTCCTTCCCGGGTGAAATGCCGGCGTATCTTCAAGCGTTACCTCCTGTAACTGAGTCCCCTGCACCAACCATCAGGAGACCGCATCCTGTGTTGTCACCTTCGCGGTCTAAAACGGTGTGTCCGCTACCGGCGAGTAGACCCTCTCGGCGTCAGAGATGGCGAAGTTTCCGGTCTTGCTCCAAGCCCGAAGATCTCCTTCCGATCAAGCTCTCTTTCACAGTTGTTGGGACATCCTAACCTGTCAGGCGTGGTTTTCCTGTCAGCAAGGACCACAACATATAGTGGTAGCGATAAACACAACTACAAAAAATTGTGGTTTTTCATCAGAATCCTGTACTCTCTTGACTATCAAGTAAGTATCCGGGCGCCGAGATTTGGCCTGACCTTTCGTTTTTTGACACAACCCCTCAGATAAAAACTTAACGTTCGTAAGTGGCTCGAAATAATATAATTACGTGACAGGGACTTGATGCGCCGGGCTATCTGATATGACGTATATTTTTTTCCACAAGTTAATTGCCTGCAAAATAAAGAGTTAGGCAGACCCGACCAAGCTATCAACAAATTGTCCACAGCGCCTGTGCAAAAACGTCAGGCCTCAAACGCACTGAAGACTCTCTTTTGGTCCGGGCGGATTTGTTGGGCGGGGTCAGGGACGGGCGGGCGGCACATGAGATTGGGCTTCTTCGCACCGGGCCGATGGTCCGTCGCCGGCGTGGCATGACTAAGCAGATTCGTTACCGGTCCCCGGCCCGGCAGCTGGCGTCAGTATCATGCAGGCCCCCGCCGGTTTTACTGTCACAAGTTTCTTTCCGTAACACGGCCGTCTGCATATATATGGAGAGGCCGGCGCTGATCGCATTCGGATCGTGCCGGTAGTGAACGAGAAACTGTCATGCGTGTGTTTGCAGCCCACAGTAATCATTGCAGGCGGTCGATTACCCGCTGTCCGGCGGCGGCTCTGCCGGTTGGCACGGCGTTTGATGTTGTATCAGCACGGCGTTGGAGGGTGCGACCTGTGCTGAAGAGCCTGCTTATCTCGCTGATAATTCTTCTTCTGATGGTGCTGATTTTCGGCGTCATCTGCGGCTGGTGCGGTACCGTGCGTGCTGCCGGGGCCGGGATTGTGCGGGGCGCGGTCACGGACTCTGACACCGGTGAGCCGCTGGCGCGGGTCACCGTGCGCGTGCAGGGCACCGGTTTCTCGACGCTTACCAACGACAACGGGCAGTACCGTCTCGTTCTGGCTCCCGGGTCCTACGAGCTTAAATTCACTCACATCAGCTACTACTCGGAACCGGTAGTGGTCAACCTTGAAGACACTGCGACAGTCCGCGACGTGGCCATGCGTCCGTCCGTTACCGACATCGGTACAATGCGCGTGTACACGCGCGCCTATGATCCGGCCCAGCAGATTATCGTGGAGGCGATTCGGCGCAAGAAAAGCATGCTGGATAAGATCCACGACTACCGGTTTCACGCGTACACGAAGTTCGTGCTGAACGACGAATCACGGCAGGATTCCAGCGAGATTTTCCTTCTCGCGGAGTCGCAGACCACCGGGTATTGGGAGCAACCGGATAAATACAAGGAAATCATCACGGCGCGAAAGCAGTCGGCCAACCTTCAGTCGGGAAACATCCTCATTGCCGTCGGGGGGATGCTGAACTTCAACCGGGACCGTATCGAAATAGGCGACTACCTCCTGGTTTCACCGACGGCCAATGACGCCCTCGATCACTACGACTTCTACCTGATCGACACGATCACGGTGGACGGAAGGCCGGTGTACCGGCTGGAACTGGAGCCGAAGGATTCGTCGGAAGCGCTGTTTACGGGCGTGATTCACATCGTCGATTCCACGTACGATCTGGTCATGGCCGATCTGGGTTTCAGCAAGGGGACGAAATTCCCGTTTCTGGTCAATCCCCGCTATTCTCAGACCTACGCCAGGTTTGAAAACGACTGCTGGATGCCGGTAGAAATCAGGTTGAGCGCCGACGTTGACATAAACGCCCCCCTGCCGGGAATCCCGTCGCGCCTGTCGTTCCTGCACAGCGCCTCCCTGTACGACTTCCGGTTCGACCAGGGAATACCGAAGCGAACGTTCGACGAGTACTTTCTCGAGGTGGCCGAGAACGCGGACAACGTCGATACCGCGGCGTGGAACGCCCGGCAGACCATACCGCTGACGGAGCAGGAGATACTGGCGCTACAGCGCATTGACTCCGTCGAGAACGCACCCAGGTCTTTCGGGCAGCGCCTGGCCCGCGTCGGCCTCGGGCTCAGTTTTCTGCTCGTGGCAGGCCAGGACGACATTTTTCATTTCAACCGCGTGGAAGGGCCGTACGTCGGGGCCGGCCTTACGCTGCGCCGGCTCGTCCCGCGGGCACGGTTCCGGATAAAGTCCGGCTACGCCTTCGATGGCGAGTACTGGCAGCACCATTACGGTGTCACGTACCAATTCGACCGCTGGCACCTGTCCGTAGGGGGAGACTACCACGACGAGGTAATTGCGCGTGAGTCGGCCATGTCCAGCGACGGCTACAACAGGTCGCTGCTGGCGCTTCTTTACAAGGTGGACTCGCGCGACTTTTACCTGGAACGAGGATTCCGCCTGTCTGCCTCCTTCAGGCCGTTGAATTTCACCCGGCTGCGGCTGGGCTATGCCGACTGCAATCACTGGTCGACGCCCGTGCACACAGACTACAGCCTCTTCAGGCGTGACATGGATGCCCGTGCCAATCTCGCCGTAGCGGAAGGCAAGTACCGCACGGTCACGGTTGGTTTTACATACGACTCCCGCAGGCGGTTCAAGATCAAGGGAGAGGAAACCTCCATCTCCAACCCCCAATACACGATCCTTGACGCCGGCGCCGAGCACGCCTCGCCGGATTTCATTGACAATGACTTTGATTTCACCCGGTATCACGTGTCGCTGTTCAGGAGACAGCGCCTGTTTTCATTGGGCGTTTCGTCGCTGTACGTATACGGAGGCTGGTCGGAACGGTCACTGCCGCCTCAGCGGTTCCATACGGTAGGTCACGCCAGCGGCATCCTCTTTGAAATTCCGGGATTCAACACTCTGCATGAGAGCAATTTCGTCGGTACGCGGGCACTGGCGGCGTTCGTCAACCACGATTTCGGCGACCTTCCGTTTGCCCGGAGCGGACTGCCTCTGCTTACGCATATTCCCTTCACACTGTCGCTGCACGGCGGTGTCTTCCGGACCGAACTGGATGACCGTATTGCCCGACCTAAGGCCGGCTGGTACAACACGGCCCCGACCGAGTACACTGAAGCCGGGCTCGGCCTGGCCAACCTGACGCCGTTTCTCATGCCCTTGAACATGGCGCTGTATTTCACCTGGCAACTCTCCGACTACGACACCGACCGTTTTCAGCTTACGTGGGGCATCAAGCTGTAAAGTCGGGGTCGGGCTTTCTTCTGCCTTCGGTTGTCTTCCTGTCCTGAGGTTCAAGGAATCCTCAGAACCTGTCGAAAACGTTACTACACGAAAGTATCCAGCGGAGAAACAGGAGCAACCATGTCCGTATTCATTGAGGTAATCGAATGGCTTGACCCCACCGGCGATGAGATGATCTACCGGATTCCGCAGGAGGGATCGGCGGACTTCAAGCTCGGAGCCCAGTTGATTGTCCGGGACAGCCAGATGGCCATCTTCTTCAAGAACGGCCATGCCGCCGATCAGTTCACGACGGGTCGGCACACCCTTTCGACCTTGAACATTCCGATCCTGACCCGCCTTCTGGCCTTCCCGCTCGGGTTCAACTCGCCGTTCAGGGCCGAGGTGTATTTTATCAACCTGCGGGTGTTCACCAGTCTGAAATGGGGGACACGACACCCGGTGACGTTCAAGGACAGCAAACTCGGCCTGATCCGTCTTCGCGGGTTCGGCGCCTTCACGATGCGCATAACCGAGCCGGCGCTGTTTCTTAATTCCATTGTCGGGCGGCAGGCAAAGTATACGACGACCGAGATCCAGGACTATCTCAGGGATGTAATTGTCGCCCGTCTCAACGATCTGCTGGGGGAGAAGCTCGATACGATACTTGACCTGCCGGCCGTTTACACGGAACTCGCCGAGCAGTTCAAGGGGATTGTCAGCAACGAGTTCGAGAAATACGGCCTGGAGCTGGTTGACTTCTACATTTCATCGATCACCCCGCCGGACGAGGTCGGCAAGATGATCGACCAGCGCTCCGGCCTGGAGGCGGTGGGCGATCTGGACAAGTTTCTCAAGTTCG comes from Acidobacteriota bacterium and encodes:
- a CDS encoding phosphatidylglycerophosphatase A, translated to MRDTLVKCLATGLYSGYLRPFPGTWGTIPAWVIACLLIGNHGAILLLVTIAAIVLSVWVSGLAEVLYGHDSRRIVIDEWAGMFTALLFVPHSLTACVLAFLAFRFFDVVKLPPVGSLERLPRGWGVTMDDVAAGLYANITVRLILFVAERVFHYPVTGN
- the thpR gene encoding RNA 2',3'-cyclic phosphodiesterase, with the protein product MMRLFIALPLTRPVEEQLGRIISLCRQTGGPVKWVVPHNVHVTARFLGDTEQARVPSLKTVIDEVSAQFRTIASAIDRLGGFPNLNRPRVIWAGLGENTETMANLARQIELRVRKLRFEPEKKSFRAHLTLGRVRSSRGIEELTAFLQSYKFEAIPIQLDRICLFKSTLTPTGPIYERLHEALLQP
- a CDS encoding competence/damage-inducible protein A, with amino-acid sequence MDVEIITIGDELMTGHTVDDNGAQIAARLTTIGLNVKYHSSVGDSLDAMEEALRLALKRARIVITTGGLGPTDDDLTRRALVRVFKRNLVFHEDVLADIKERWARRGIEMPAINQNQALLPQGARFFPNKIGSAVGICISEQDRICISLPGVPVEMRQILVDHVVPYLKGLKGIGAITVIKLRTTGVVESRLAEMIGVELKLEAGVRLAYLPSYSGVDLRIIARGQSGAEAAEKAEGLARRLEKVCGRYIYGRDDDRLEAVVGYLLRDNDKTLSAAESCTGGLLGQLVTSVPGSSAYFVGSLVAYANEVKAEQLGVEPAVLEEHGAVSEECAKAMAAGARKLFRTDYALSITGIAGPEGGTDDKPVGTVYVGLASAHTNQARLFRLGVDRQVNRARASYAALEMLRREILDIS
- the recA gene encoding recombinase RecA, translating into MASSTSAVTDRRKALEAALTQIERSFGKGSIMRLGNGQVLEVETIPTGSLGLDYALGVGGIPRGRVTEVFGPEASGKTTLTLHIIAEAQKLGGTAAFIDAEHAFDATYAGALGVDIENLLISQPDNGEQALDIVEALVRSSAVDIIAVDSVAALTPRSEIEGEMGDAHMGLQARLMSQALRKLTAITAKSHTAIVFINQIRMKIGVMFGNPETTTGGNALKFYSTVRLDIRRIASIKDGQEMIGSRTRVRVVKNKVAPPFKEAEFDIIYGKGISSGAELLDLAAQHEIVEKSGSWFSYGSNRLGQGRDAARRFLQENTEIYSEILGKVKTELGMAREKSDAVPAAEK
- the pgsA gene encoding CDP-diacylglycerol--glycerol-3-phosphate 3-phosphatidyltransferase, which codes for MPNLLTLLRIALAPVFMFFFIVDNFYMKLVGLALFVLAALTDMADGYYARKYGIVTGFGKFMDPLADKILVSSALITFIAMKFVSAVPVILIVGREFAITGLRLLAAYKGVVIPPSWGAKLKTFVQMTVVGIVIGYITLLALLTQLESPALGLLEFDYYFYFNLGLWVTAAITVWSGVDYIVKYFYMIKSVLK
- a CDS encoding choice-of-anchor N protein is translated as MKRLLLILATGLMVAPSVLAVPRIQLYIPGATYDMGTETWTTPAHEFELWVVASNLDKGQLYDLTLVASLGAGGNPVGGALSITDASAITTTFGMADYMYGTPPPGDGSMPAHGIYPSWYAEHNVAAVTGSPYETVMDYTGDGGGSNAFGNIFRFTVSTTYEYVHFDAYGYFADIDGQFKFAPFSHDAETAVPEPATLLLLGLGLAGAGVVRRLRK